AATTCTTAAGTACCAAGCACAGCTGAGGCACAACGAGCTTACATCGTAGACAAAGAATTAGACAGAGCCAGGTAGTGGATTGAAATAGATTAAGCGGGGGTCTAACGGTGCCCGTAACCCGCCGCGAGTAAACTTCGGACCCAACGAATAACTTCTAAACGGTCGGGTTCACGGGCGTTGTTAGGCAGGATACCGACCAACTTGTAAAATTACTTTGCCTATCGTTTTGCGGCCTAAAATCGCTGCGTGTGCTTGTGCAGCATCCTCTAGAGGAAAAGCGTGACCCAAAATGGGTTTTAACTTATCCATCTGAACCCAGGTAAAAAGCTGCGTGAGAGCCGTTTCTACAATATCGGGATGATGATTCATCACCGCACTGATGGCAAAGCCCGATACACTTTGATTTCTAAACAGCAGATTCTGACATTGAGTCGCTGTCAAACTCGGACAATCCCCTGACAACCAACCGTAACTTACAAAACGTCCTTCCACAGCCAAGCAGGATAAGTTTTGTGCAATTGCGCTTCCACCAATCGGATCGAGAATGATATCAATCCCTTTTCTGCCAGTGATTCCAAGGATTTTTTCGTGCCAGTTCGGTTCAGTATAGTCAATTGGATAATCTACTCCCCAATTGCGAATCATCTCGCGCTTTGCGCCTGTTCCAGCAGTACCAAACACATCGCCTGCGTTCATCAGTTTGGCAAGTTGTACAAGCAAGTTACCCACACCGCCTGCTGCTGCGTGAATCAGTACACTTTCACCCGCTCGAATTTTTGCGGCATAATCCAGCAGTAAATAGGCACTAATCCCTTGGAACAGCAGAGCCAGCACAGTATGTGCGTCAAGCAGATCTGGAATGCGAAGCACTTGCTCTGGCCTAATCACTGTGTATTCAGCATAACCACCTGCTTCCCAGGAAAGCACTGCCACACGTTCACCTAGTCTCACATCGGTGGTTACGTTTGCCCCGATCTCTTCGACAATGCCAACGAATTCCATTCCAGGAGTGTAGGGAAGTGGCAATTGCAGTGGGTAAGTGCCTTGGTGCTGCATGATGTCAGCAAAGTTTATTCCTGCGGCAATCACTTTCAGTAGTATGCGATCGGGTGCACAATCTGGTCTGGGTTCTTCTTGATAGGTCAAGACCCCGGGTCCGCCGCGTGTTTTGACACGAATTAATTTCATAGGATGTGCTTCAATTCGATCGACGTTCTCAATATAGAGACTAGTTAACTAGAATGTAAGTAGGCACCGATCGGTAACCTATTCAGCAGGTAGACTTAGAGTATCAATAGAGAGCAAAAAGTGAATCGAAAATCTTCGACACAACCCGTTTTTGAGCGCGACTATCCAGTCCGGCGGCTACTTGTTCTGATGTCAGACGCTTGGACACCGATTATTTTCCATTGCCTTTCTGATGGAGAAAAACGGTTTAGTGAGCTTCAGCGACAGCTACCAGATATCTCCAAAAAGGTGCTAACTCAGGTTCTACGCCGTTTAGAGGGTGACGGTTTGATTCATCGCACGGTTTATGCAGTTGTTCCCCCCAGAACCGAATATCGTCT
The sequence above is drawn from the Leptolyngbya sp. FACHB-261 genome and encodes:
- a CDS encoding NADPH:quinone oxidoreductase family protein, whose amino-acid sequence is MKLIRVKTRGGPGVLTYQEEPRPDCAPDRILLKVIAAGINFADIMQHQGTYPLQLPLPYTPGMEFVGIVEEIGANVTTDVRLGERVAVLSWEAGGYAEYTVIRPEQVLRIPDLLDAHTVLALLFQGISAYLLLDYAAKIRAGESVLIHAAAGGVGNLLVQLAKLMNAGDVFGTAGTGAKREMIRNWGVDYPIDYTEPNWHEKILGITGRKGIDIILDPIGGSAIAQNLSCLAVEGRFVSYGWLSGDCPSLTATQCQNLLFRNQSVSGFAISAVMNHHPDIVETALTQLFTWVQMDKLKPILGHAFPLEDAAQAHAAILGRKTIGKVILQVGRYPA
- a CDS encoding helix-turn-helix domain-containing protein; the protein is MNRKSSTQPVFERDYPVRRLLVLMSDAWTPIIFHCLSDGEKRFSELQRQLPDISKKVLTQVLRRLEGDGLIHRTVYAVVPPRTEYRLTEYGQKLHEPIAMLCQWARSNEAVIEAIYAEREKSIN